One Halichoerus grypus chromosome 1, mHalGry1.hap1.1, whole genome shotgun sequence genomic region harbors:
- the EPM2AIP1 gene encoding EPM2A-interacting protein 1: MWMTPKRSKMEVDESRVFRTEWTQRYLVVEPPEGEGALCLVCRRLVVATRERDVRRHYEAEHDYYERYVAEGERAALVERLRQGDLPVVAPLTPEERAARAGLGLARLLALKGRGWGEGDFVYQCMEVMLRDVLPEHVSVLDGIDLSPEVTRQRVLNINKNLRSQLFDRAKDFKAYSLALDDQAFVAYENYLLVFVRGVGQDLEVQEELLTIINLTRHFSVGALMAAILEALQTAGLSLQRMVGLTTTHTLRMIGENSGLVSYMREKAVSPNCWNVIHYSGFLHLELLSSYDVDVNQIINTISEWIVLIKTRGVRRPEFQALLTESESEHGERVNGRCLNNWLRRGKTLKLVFSLRKEIEAFLVSIGATTVHFTDKQWLCDFGFLVDIMDHLRELSELLRVSKVFAAAAFDHICTFEVKLNLLQRHIEEKNLTHFAAFREVVDELKQHLKEDQKIFDPDRYQVVICRLQKEFERHFKDLRFIKKDLELFANPFNFKPEYAPISVRVELTKLQANTNLWNEYRVKDLGQFYAGLSAESYPIIKGVACKVASLFDSNEICEKAFSYLTRNQHTLSQPLTDEHLHALFRIATTEIEPHWDDLVRGRNESNP; this comes from the coding sequence ATGTGGATGACGCCCAAGAGGAGCAAAATGGAAGTCGACGAATCTCGGGTTTTCCGGACCGAGTGGACCCAGCGTTACTTGGTGGTGGAGCCTCCGGAGGGCGAAGGGGCCCTGTGCCTGGTCTGTCGCCGCCTCGTCGTAGCCACCCGCGAACGCGACGTCAGGCGCCACTACGAGGCCGAGCACGACTACTACGAGCGGTATGTGGCGGAGGGAGAGCGCGCGGCCCTAGTGGAGCGTCTGCGGCAGGGCGACTTGCCCGTGGTCGCCCCGCTCACTCCCGAGGAGAGAGCTGCTCGTGCAGGCCTCGGGCTCGCCCGCCTCTTGGCCTTGAAGGGTCGCGGCTGGGGTGAGGGGGACTTTGTGTACCAGTGCATGGAGGTGATGCTGAGGGATGTACTGCCCGAACACGTAAGCGTTCTGGATGGCATTGATTTATCTCCAGAGGTTACGCGGCAGAGGGTCCTGAACATTAACAAGAACCTACGCAGTCAGCTTTTTGACAGAGCCAAGGACTTTAAAGCCTATTCCCTTGCCTTGGACGACCAGGCCTTTGTGGCCTATGAGAACTACCTCCTGGTCTTTGTCCGCGGCGTGGGCCAGGACTTGGAGGTCCAAGAAGAGCTTCTGACCATAATCAACCTGACTCGTCACTTCAGTGTTGGTGCCCTTATGGCGGCAATCCTTGAGGCCCTGCAGACAGCAGGGCTTAGCTTGCAGCGAATGGTTGGACTAACCACGACCCACACTCTGAGGATGATTGGTGAGAACTCAGGACTGGTGTCGTACATGAGGGAAAAGGCTGTAAGCCCCAACTGTTGGAATGTTATCCATTATTCAGGATTTCTGCACTTGGAACTCTTGAGCTCCTACGATGTCGACGTTAATCAGATCATAAATACAATATCAGAATGGATAGTTCTGATTAAGACCAGAGGCGTTAGGCGCCCGGAATTTCAGGCTTTACTAACTGAATCTGAATCAGAGCATGGCGAAAGGGTTAATGGACGATGTCTGAACAATTGGCTTAGAAGAGGGAAAACTTTAAAACTAGTATTTTCCCTGAGAAAAGAGATAGAAGCCTTCTTGGTTTCAATAGGGGCAACAACGGTCCATTTCACAGACAAGCaatggctgtgtgactttggcttCTTGGTGGATATTATGGACCACCTTCGAGAACTCAGTGAACTGTTGAGAGTCAGTAAAGTCTTTGCTGCTGCTGCCTTTGACCATATCTGTACCTTTGAAGTGAAGCTGAATTTACTGCAGAGACatattgaggaaaaaaatctaacacaCTTTGCTGCCTTCAGAGAAGTTGTTGATGAGCTTAAACAGCATCTTAAAGAAgatcaaaaaatatttgatcCTGATAGGTATCAAGTGGTGATCTGTCGCCTACAGAAAGAATTTGAGAGACATTTCAAGGACCTCAGGTTCATTAAAAAGGACTTAGAACTTTTTGCAAATCCTTTTAACTTTAAACCTGAATATGCACCTATTTCGGTAAGAGTGGAACTAACAAAACTTCAGGCGAATACTAACCTTTGGAATGAATACAGAGTCAAAGACTTGGGGCAGTTCTATGCTGGATTGTCTGCTGAATCTTACCCAATTATCAAAGGGGTTGCCTGTAAGGTGGCATCCTTGTTTGATAGTAACGAAATCTGCGAAAAGGCTTTTTCATATTTGACTCGAAACCAACACACTTTGAGCCAGCCATTGACAGATGAGCATCTCCACGCCCTGTTTAGGATTGCCACAACTGAAATAGAGCCGCATTGGGATGACCTtgtgagaggaagaaatgaatccAATCCATAA